The proteins below come from a single Portunus trituberculatus isolate SZX2019 chromosome 2, ASM1759143v1, whole genome shotgun sequence genomic window:
- the LOC123507158 gene encoding trafficking protein particle complex subunit 5-like — protein MVELLFVRERNYKRETKLLNILLFVKGTLWKSLFGKEADKLDRATDDERIFYLIEKEPLVNRFVSVPRDKSSINCAAFVAGIIEATLLSTGFPAKVTALWHKGTTFMIKFDDTVLVRDKQLEGR, from the exons ATGGTGGAGCTGctgtttgttagagagagaaactacaagagagagacaaaactgCTGAATATTTTGCTGTTTGTCAAGGGAACGCTGTggaag TCGCTGTTCGGCAAGGAGGCAGACAAGCTGGACCGGGCGACAGATGACGAACGAATCTTCTACCTGATTGAGAAGGAGCCGCTGGTGAACCGCTTCGTGTCCGTGCCAAGAGACAAGAGCTCCATCAACTGTGCCGCCTTTGTTGCCGGCATCATCGAGGCCACGCTGCTGTCCACCGGCTTT cctGCCAAGGTGACGGCGCTGTGGCACAAAGGAACAACATTTATGATCAAGTTTGACGACACAGTGTTGGTGAGAGACAAGCAGCTGGAGgggcgctga